TCGGCAGATATTACTTCAACACAGTATTTGTTGCGATGGTCACGACTTTCGTGGAGATTATTTTCGCTGCGATGGCGGCCTTCGCATTTGCAAAGATGGAGTTCTTTGGAAAGAACTTTCTGTTCACACTCTTCCTGGCAACTATGATGGTTCCCGGAGAAGTGTTGCTGGTCCCCAACTACATAACCCTGACCGCCCTGGGCTGGATCGACTCATATTACGCACTAATTGTTCCCTGGGTAGTCTCTGTCTTTGCGATATTCCTGCTGCGCCAGCATTTTATGACGATTCCAAACGAGCTTTACGACGCCGCCATGATCGACGGTCTGACGAAATGGCGCTTTCTCTGGACGATTCTCGTTCCGCTTTCGAAGCCTGCTGTAATTACGGGAGCGCTGTTAAAATTCGTTGGCAGCTGGAATTCATTCCTCTGGGTTCTTATAGTGACCAAGAGCCCGGAGATCAGGACACTCCCGGTGGGACTTCAGAATTTCAGCTCTGCAACAGGCAGTGACTATCACCTTCTGATGGCTGCGGCCACTTTTTCGATAATTCCGGTCGTTATTCTCTTCCTGATTACTCAGAAATACTTCATAGCCGGAATTGCCAGGAGTGGTCTAAAATAAAAAGCAAGAAGAATAAAGCCAAATTTCCTCTCGGATTGTTCATCTTTCTGGCTCTTCTGATTTCGCTTCTTTTGATTACGAATATCGATGCCCTTCTCAATTACAGGCAAGTCCAGAGAAGAATGGAAAACCTGCAGAAGGAGTACGATGCGCTGAAGAGAGAAATAGAGATCAGAGAATCCGAACTGGAACTGCTCAGAGGACTGGTACCGGGAAGCAACGATGGAGGCACTAGATGAAATTCGTAGTTACAACCTCTCACAAACCCAAGAAAGAAGAAGTTCTGAGTGCAAGAGGCCTTGCCGATGAGCTTGGTGTCAAATACGTTTCAAGAGGCCGTTTGAAAGAATTCGAGAAGGAATATCCGATAGATTTCTACTACGTCTTCGATAAGAATGGCCAACTTTCGATCAGGACCGGAGATTCGGTTTTCTTCTTTCATCCGGGCATGTCGAAGGTCAGGTATAAGAACATAAAGCTTCAGGAATCAGACTATCTAATTGAAAGCATGGAGCTTTCCGGAGACGAAACCGTTCTCGATACGACATTCGGACTCGGGAACGAGGCGCTTTTGATCGCCCACTTTCTGCCGGAAGGGAAGGTGGTGGGACTTGAGGCCTCGGAACATATATACAGGGTGGTTTCTCATGGACTTCGCAACTATCTGTACACTTATGAATGGATAAGAGAGGCGTCTACGAGGATAGAGCTACACAACAGGGATCTTCGAGATTTCGTTAAGGAGTGTCCCGACGCTTCTTACGACATAGTCTACTGCGACCCGATGTTTGACAGACCACAGATGAGTTCCAACTCAATAAATCCTCTCAGGCCATTTGCTATGTATGAGAGGATCAGCAGGGCCGACGTAGAAGAGATGATCAGGATTTCCTCAAAGAGATTCATCATCAAGAGCAGAACACGGGATACCCTCTTCGAAGAGCTAGATCTTCACTTCGACAAGCTCTCGGGAAGTAAGAAGAGCGGAGTGCTTTACGGGGTAGTTGAGAAGAGATGATCCCACTGATTCTCGGGCCGACCGCGGTCGGAAAGACTTCACTCCTGCTCGAGTTGGCCCGAAGACTTCCCATAGAAGTGATCTCCGTTGATTCCAGACAAATATATCGTTTCATGGACATAGGAACTGCCAAGCCCACAAAGAGAGAACAGGCTTTGCTTAAACACTGGCTTATCGATATTCGTGACCCGGATGAGGACTTCGACGTTATGGAGTTCAGAAAACTCGCCCTTCAATCTATATCCGACATAATATCGAGAGGAAAGATTCCGGTACTTGCAGGTGGAACGGGACTCTACGCCGAGTCACTCATCAAGGGTCTGACAGATCTTCCTCCAAGAGATGACCAGGTGAGGAGTGCCCTTCTGGAGATTGAGTCTCAGAGCAAAGGCTCTCTGAGAAAGATACTCAAAGAGGTGGATAGCGAAGCATTTGATTTGCTGCACGAGAACGATATCAAACGTATAGTCAGATATCTCGAGGTCTTTTTCAAGACAGGAAGGCCCTTGACTGAATTGCACGGAGAGAGTGAGAGTTCTGAAGAGTTTGGCATCGTAATCCTTGAACGGGAGAGAGGAGAGCTTCATCAGAGAATCGAGAAACGCGTAGACGAGATGATCCGAAACGGTCTGGCAGAAGAGACGAAGAGGCTTCTCGATAAAGGCTATACATCGAGACTTAACGCGCTAAAGACAATAGGCTACGCCGAGATGGTACAATATATAAAGTGCGGAGTGTCCCTTTCGGAAAGTAAGGAACGGATGCTTGTGAACACAAGAAGATACGCTCGTCGTCAGATTATCTGGTTCAGAAGATATAGTGAAGCTTTGAGAATTGACCTGTCCGCCCTCGATGAAGAGGCAGTGCAGGTTTTCGAAAACACAATTCTCTCAGTTTGGGGGGGTAAGAATGGCCGAAAAGTTTAATTTGCAAGATCGTTTTCTGAATCTTCTTAGGGTAAACAGAATCGAAGTCAAGATGTACCTCGAAGGAGGATTCCAGACGAAGGGGTTGGTTAAGTCGTTCGACAATTTCACCGTGTTGCTTGAAGATGGCCAGGAACAGACTCTTGTCTACAAGCACGCGATCAAGATGATGGTTCCTCAGAAGTACGTGAAATTGACGAATACGACAGGCAAGAAGGAGGATTGAATAGAGCATAGATACTTTACTTGTCGCTGTTTTTTCGTCTGAAGAACAGAATATGAAGACAGAAATACAGGGCGAGCTTAGAGAGCTCGCCCGAACTGCTGGCTATAGCATTGTAGAGGCCGTCGTTCAGAATCTAGACAGCCCGGATCCCAGACATTATCTCGGGAAGGGAAAAGTGGATTTTGCAAAAAGGATGATAGGTGCCTTCGGCGCCACTCTTGCGATTACCCGTCATGAACTCTCCCCGTCTCAGGCGATGAATCTCGAAAAGCTATTGGAGATACCTGTGATGGATAGAACACAGCTGATTCTGAAAATCTTCGGAGACCATGCCACAACGAAGGAAGGAAAACTCGAAGTCGAATTGGCCAGTCTTAAGTATCAGTTGCCCAGGCTTAAGGGGCTTGGCAGAGCGCTTTCTCAGACAGGAGCGGGTATAGGGACGAGAGGCCCGGGAGAAAAAAAGTTGGAGACAGACAGGCGTCAGGCCCAGGACAGGATATCACGGCTGCGAAAGGATATCGATGAACTTGGCAAGCGCAGGGAAATCTCCAGAAAGAAGAGGCAGGCATCTTCTGTTCCTCTTGTGTCTTTTGTAGGTTACACAAATGTCGGGAAGTCATCGCTGGTTTCGGAAATAAGCAGCGACGATCTTCTCATCGAGGACAAGCTGTTTGCAACACTCGATACACGGGTAAGGAAGGCGAAATTGCCGGCCGGAATGCAGGTACTCGTCTCCGATACGGTCGGATTTATAAGAGAGTTGCCTCACGAGCTTATGGAGAGTTTTAGATCGACGCTTGACGAGGTGAAGTACTCAGATCTGTTGGTAGTTGTTTCCGATGCGTCTGATATGGCAGTCAGAGAGAAGTATTCGATTGTCGATCGCACTCTACGTGAAATCGGTGCAGGTGAAATCAAGAAAATACATGTTCTGAACAAGATCGATCTCTGTACAAATGAAAGACTTCGCGAACTCGGGAGCATCTTCCCGGGAGCAGTAATGGCGAGTGCCTCAAAAAGCTTCAATATAGAAGGCATTTTGAGCGAAATCGGCCGGAGCCTTTTTGGTGAAAGACCAAGGAGAAAGCTCAGGCTAACTCCGACCGAGTTCTCAAGTTTCATGAGATTCAGAGGCTCGCTTGAGGTGCTTTCTGAATGCTACGAAAGGGAGCTCATTGAGGTCGAATATGTATCCTCCGATGAGATAAATGAAAGGCTCATTTCTTCTATTAGCGAGGAGGGAAGGAAATGAAGAGATTATTGTCGGTCTTACTGGCGCTAATGATTGGCTGTATGTTGTTTTCGGCATCGCTCCTGTTTCCGCTTAAGAGGGCGCCGGAAATAACGGGTTACTTTGGCGAGTATCGAGGGAACTCAAGAAACATAAACTATCCAGAGCATTTTCACATGGGAATGGATTACTCGACCGGGAGCATAGTTGGTCTCGATCTTCTTTCCCCGGATGACTCATACGTACACCAGATTTACATAAACCATCCCATATACGGGGTAGGAATTGCCCTCACACTTCCCGAAGTCACCAATATTCTAACCAATGAAAAGGGTATCAATGTGATATTTGCCCATGTAAATGAAATCGGAGACACTTCTTCTCTGGCGGGAAGAAAACTTAACGACATATATCATCAACTGATTTCCGAATTCCGTGATCAGTATGTCGAAGTCACCTTCGATCCCAGGGAACTTCCCTTCAGAAAGAGCGATGTCGTTGCCAAATCCGGAAACAGTGGAAATGTCCCGCCCCATCTTCACCTCGAAGTGAGAGATTCAACTATGGAAACCATAATCAATCCCGGCTTCTACTTCGATACGGGCAGTCCGTCATCGGCGGTCGAAATACTGGACATAAGGGCAGGCGGAAAGACCTACTCCTTTGCTCAGGGAAAGCCGACGATTGAGATGAGCGCTACCACCCCTCTCGATCTTCACACCAAGGTTCAGTTGAGACATCCCGTAAGCCCAAAGACCATAGAGTTGTATGTCGAAAACAGTCTCGTCTATCAGATCGATTTTGTTTCTTTCGAGGTGGATGAAGCCGACGAGGTCCACGAGATATACTCTTCGCCTTCAACAGAGTCTGATTACTGGTTCAATCTCAATGCGAGGATATCGCTCAGCGTTCTGCCAATAAACATTTGGGACGACATCGACTGGACGAATCCGAGAGATGCCAGGGTAGTGGTTCGGGATCACTGGGGCAACGAGGCTTCGAAAGACTTCAGAATAGTTATGAGGAGGTAATTCGGATGTTTTTCAAGAAGAAGCCGCGAGACATAGGAAAAAATCCCTTTTACGACAGTGGCAATACTGTCGTTGTCCACTTTGAATGCAGCAAGTGCGGAGAGAAGTTCCGCAGCCATCTCAGAAAGTACTACGATGTCAGCGTGAATTATGGAAAAGGGAAAGGAGTCTACAGGCTCGATAAAGAGTTCATCGGGAGCAAATGCCAGAACAAAATTCAGATTACAGCTGAGTTCAACAGAGCGTTCAGGCCCTTGTCCTTCGAAATAATCGGTGGTAGATTCTTGTCTAAGGAAGAATACGAAGAATAGATTCAGTTTATAGGAGGCAGTCATGAAGACTTGGTTGTTTACCAGTGAAAGCGTTACCGAAGGCCATC
This window of the Mesotoga sp. BH458_6_3_2_1 genome carries:
- the miaA gene encoding tRNA (adenosine(37)-N6)-dimethylallyltransferase MiaA codes for the protein MIPLILGPTAVGKTSLLLELARRLPIEVISVDSRQIYRFMDIGTAKPTKREQALLKHWLIDIRDPDEDFDVMEFRKLALQSISDIISRGKIPVLAGGTGLYAESLIKGLTDLPPRDDQVRSALLEIESQSKGSLRKILKEVDSEAFDLLHENDIKRIVRYLEVFFKTGRPLTELHGESESSEEFGIVILERERGELHQRIEKRVDEMIRNGLAEETKRLLDKGYTSRLNALKTIGYAEMVQYIKCGVSLSESKERMLVNTRRYARRQIIWFRRYSEALRIDLSALDEEAVQVFENTILSVWGGKNGRKV
- the hfq gene encoding RNA chaperone Hfq, which encodes MAEKFNLQDRFLNLLRVNRIEVKMYLEGGFQTKGLVKSFDNFTVLLEDGQEQTLVYKHAIKMMVPQKYVKLTNTTGKKED
- the hflX gene encoding GTPase HflX, which encodes MDTLLVAVFSSEEQNMKTEIQGELRELARTAGYSIVEAVVQNLDSPDPRHYLGKGKVDFAKRMIGAFGATLAITRHELSPSQAMNLEKLLEIPVMDRTQLILKIFGDHATTKEGKLEVELASLKYQLPRLKGLGRALSQTGAGIGTRGPGEKKLETDRRQAQDRISRLRKDIDELGKRREISRKKRQASSVPLVSFVGYTNVGKSSLVSEISSDDLLIEDKLFATLDTRVRKAKLPAGMQVLVSDTVGFIRELPHELMESFRSTLDEVKYSDLLVVVSDASDMAVREKYSIVDRTLREIGAGEIKKIHVLNKIDLCTNERLRELGSIFPGAVMASASKSFNIEGILSEIGRSLFGERPRRKLRLTPTEFSSFMRFRGSLEVLSECYERELIEVEYVSSDEINERLISSISEEGRK
- a CDS encoding class I SAM-dependent methyltransferase, which encodes MKFVVTTSHKPKKEEVLSARGLADELGVKYVSRGRLKEFEKEYPIDFYYVFDKNGQLSIRTGDSVFFFHPGMSKVRYKNIKLQESDYLIESMELSGDETVLDTTFGLGNEALLIAHFLPEGKVVGLEASEHIYRVVSHGLRNYLYTYEWIREASTRIELHNRDLRDFVKECPDASYDIVYCDPMFDRPQMSSNSINPLRPFAMYERISRADVEEMIRISSKRFIIKSRTRDTLFEELDLHFDKLSGSKKSGVLYGVVEKR